In a single window of the Acidobacteriota bacterium genome:
- a CDS encoding xanthine dehydrogenase family protein subunit M, producing the protein MRPFAFKRVSAPADAAKLVAANRNARFIAGGTNLIDLMKENVDRPDELVDISRLELAAIRRTPDGGVSIGALAKNSDTANNPLVRSQFPLLTQAILSGASPQIRNMATNGGNLLQRTRCAYFYDLGTRCNKRQPGSGCGAKDGLNRYSAVFGWSDSCVAVHPSDMCVALAALDAVVNVRQPDGKERKIKFADFHRLPGDLPELDNNLSHGELITSIDIPKSNFGQNTYYLKVRDRASYAFALVSVAAAVELDKGVIKQARIALGGVAHKPWRCTEAERFLAGKKLDAAILKQAADLAVKDAKPLSDNAYKVRMTQRSVERALRRAAKI; encoded by the coding sequence ATGAGGCCATTTGCTTTCAAACGCGTTTCTGCACCTGCCGATGCCGCAAAGCTCGTCGCCGCGAACCGCAACGCGCGTTTTATCGCGGGCGGAACGAACCTGATCGACCTGATGAAAGAGAACGTCGATCGGCCTGATGAGCTTGTCGATATCTCGCGGCTCGAACTCGCAGCGATACGGCGAACTCCGGACGGCGGCGTCTCGATCGGAGCGTTGGCGAAAAATTCCGACACGGCGAACAATCCGCTCGTCCGCAGCCAATTTCCGCTGCTTACGCAGGCAATTCTCTCCGGTGCGTCGCCGCAGATACGCAATATGGCGACGAACGGCGGCAATCTGCTGCAGCGGACGCGATGTGCTTATTTTTACGACCTCGGGACGCGGTGCAATAAGCGTCAGCCCGGCTCCGGCTGCGGTGCGAAGGACGGCCTGAACCGCTATTCCGCCGTATTCGGATGGAGCGATTCTTGTGTGGCCGTGCATCCGTCAGATATGTGCGTCGCTCTGGCGGCGCTCGACGCGGTGGTTAACGTTCGTCAGCCGGACGGCAAGGAGCGAAAGATAAAATTCGCCGACTTTCACCGCCTTCCCGGCGACTTGCCGGAACTCGACAATAACCTCTCGCATGGCGAACTGATCACATCGATCGACATTCCGAAAAGCAATTTCGGGCAGAATACCTATTATCTAAAGGTCCGCGACCGTGCGAGCTATGCATTCGCACTCGTCTCCGTCGCGGCCGCGGTCGAGCTGGACAAAGGCGTGATAAAGCAGGCCCGCATCGCTCTTGGCGGCGTCGCTCATAAACCGTGGCGTTGCACCGAAGCCGAGCGTTTTCTCGCCGGCAAAAAGCTCGATGCCGCGATCCTCAAACAGGCCGCCGACCTCGCGGTAAAGGACGCAAAGCCGCTTTCTGACAACGCGTACAAGGTCCGGATGACGCAGCGTTCGGTCGAGCGTGCATTAAGGAGGGCAGCTAAAATATGA
- a CDS encoding xanthine dehydrogenase family protein molybdopterin-binding subunit — protein MRQDDLRRQPSRVDGRAKVTGKATYIAEFRFPNMAYGYLVQSTIAKGKIRDIDTAEAEKQPGVIKVLSHKNLPKLAVPTPAPDAIPRPFYALTSDEIRFNAQPIAVVVAETFEEARYAASLVKVTYEQASHATDLRGVLGSAFVPGREQPDRGKPEDAFAAAEFKVEAEYYIPIEHHNAMEPHATVANWEDGKLTVYDKTQGIQGTTGYLATAFGIERANIRVLSPFVGGAFGAALRPGPNLIVAAMASRELKRPVKVVYSRRQLATAHGYRPESIQNIKVSADKDGKLTSIIHQAVHNTSAYENFSEGLVGVSRGLYACPNVRTVAKIARTDLQTPLWMRSPGVVSGIFALESALDELSYKLKLDPLELRLRNYAETDPETGRPFSSKELRECYKQGAERFGWSKRNPEPRSMRDGKYLVGWGLATGTWPASQAPASARVILNADGTARVESGTTDIGPGTYTTMTIIASEVLGLPIEKITFVLGDSDMPPTPGQGGSTTTSSVGTAVKEASELALKALVDAANAKENSPFRGVAFDQLVFENGSAAVKGRPETRRSFQDILKGHSESSISVLHRSAPDAAERGKYLIASHGAQFVEVKVDEEIGQVRVTRVVQGTAAGRIINPKGAHSQEMGGVVWGIGMALMEHTEVDHKLGRIMNPNLAGYHVPVNADIGVIETIFVPEEDKIVNPLGAKGLGELGLVGIPAAIANAIYHATGKRIRSLPITPDKLI, from the coding sequence ATGAGGCAGGACGATCTGAGACGACAGCCGAGCCGCGTCGATGGACGTGCGAAAGTGACGGGAAAGGCAACGTATATCGCCGAATTTCGCTTCCCGAATATGGCGTACGGCTATCTTGTGCAATCCACGATCGCGAAGGGCAAAATTCGCGATATCGATACAGCGGAAGCAGAAAAACAGCCCGGCGTGATAAAGGTGCTCTCGCACAAGAATCTGCCGAAACTCGCCGTGCCGACGCCGGCTCCGGACGCCATACCGAGGCCTTTTTATGCGTTGACGAGCGACGAGATACGTTTCAATGCCCAGCCGATCGCCGTCGTCGTCGCCGAGACGTTTGAAGAGGCCCGCTATGCCGCGTCGCTTGTCAAAGTGACGTATGAACAGGCTTCACACGCGACCGACCTTCGCGGCGTTCTGGGCAGTGCATTCGTGCCCGGCCGCGAACAGCCCGACCGCGGCAAGCCCGAAGATGCGTTCGCCGCCGCCGAATTCAAGGTCGAGGCGGAATACTACATACCCATCGAACACCACAATGCGATGGAGCCGCACGCGACGGTCGCGAATTGGGAAGACGGCAAGCTGACCGTTTACGACAAGACGCAGGGAATTCAGGGAACGACAGGCTATCTGGCGACGGCGTTCGGCATCGAAAGGGCAAACATTCGCGTGCTTTCGCCTTTCGTCGGCGGTGCTTTTGGTGCGGCTTTGCGGCCCGGGCCGAATCTGATCGTCGCGGCGATGGCGTCGCGCGAATTGAAGCGTCCCGTAAAGGTCGTCTATTCACGCCGCCAGCTTGCGACAGCGCACGGCTATCGCCCCGAATCGATACAGAACATAAAGGTCTCTGCCGACAAGGACGGCAAGCTGACGTCGATCATCCATCAGGCGGTTCACAACACGTCCGCATACGAGAATTTTTCCGAAGGCCTCGTCGGCGTTTCCCGCGGGCTTTATGCCTGCCCGAATGTGCGGACGGTCGCAAAGATCGCGCGCACCGATCTGCAGACGCCGCTTTGGATGAGGTCGCCGGGCGTGGTTTCGGGCATTTTCGCTCTGGAATCGGCGCTCGACGAGCTTTCGTACAAGCTGAAGCTCGATCCGCTCGAACTCCGCCTGCGAAATTACGCCGAGACCGACCCCGAAACAGGAAGGCCGTTTTCCAGCAAGGAGCTCCGCGAATGTTACAAACAGGGAGCTGAGCGTTTTGGCTGGAGCAAGCGCAACCCCGAGCCGCGGTCCATGCGCGACGGAAAATATCTCGTCGGCTGGGGCCTCGCGACCGGAACCTGGCCCGCAAGCCAGGCACCTGCATCGGCTCGCGTGATCTTGAATGCCGACGGCACGGCCCGCGTCGAGAGCGGCACGACCGACATCGGTCCCGGCACATACACGACGATGACGATCATCGCGTCGGAGGTTCTGGGGCTGCCGATCGAAAAGATCACGTTCGTGCTCGGCGACAGCGATATGCCGCCGACGCCCGGGCAAGGCGGTTCAACGACGACCTCGAGCGTCGGCACCGCTGTTAAAGAGGCGAGTGAATTGGCGTTGAAAGCGCTTGTTGACGCCGCGAACGCCAAAGAAAATTCGCCGTTTCGCGGCGTGGCTTTCGATCAGCTCGTTTTCGAGAACGGTTCGGCCGCGGTAAAGGGACGCCCGGAAACCCGCCGCAGTTTTCAGGACATATTAAAAGGACACAGCGAGAGCAGCATTTCGGTGCTCCACCGTTCTGCACCCGATGCGGCCGAACGCGGCAAATACCTGATCGCCTCGCACGGCGCTCAATTCGTCGAGGTCAAGGTGGACGAAGAAATAGGGCAAGTTCGCGTCACCCGCGTCGTTCAGGGTACGGCGGCCGGGCGAATAATCAACCCGAAGGGAGCACACAGCCAGGAAATGGGCGGCGTCGTTTGGGGCATCGGCATGGCGTTGATGGAGCATACTGAGGTCGATCACAAGCTCGGCCGTATCATGAATCCGAACCTTGCCGGCTATCACGTGCCCGTAAATGCGGATATCGGCGTCATCGAAACGATCTTTGTTCCAGAAGAGGACAAGATAGTTAATCCGCTCGGCGCAAAAGGCCTCGGCGAGCTCGGTTTGGTGGGAATTCCGGCTGCGATCGCCAACGCGATCTATCACGCTACGGGAAAACGCATCCGTAGCCTGCCGATCACGCCTGACAAGCTGATCTGA
- the rpmG gene encoding 50S ribosomal protein L33, translating to MPRDNIILQCTECKERNYVTTKNKKNTPNRLEFKKFCRRCRKHQLHRENK from the coding sequence ATGCCGAGAGATAACATAATTTTGCAGTGCACGGAGTGCAAAGAGCGCAACTACGTGACGACCAAGAACAAAAAGAACACGCCCAACAGGCTGGAGTTCAAAAAGTTCTGCCGTCGCTGCCGCAAGCACCAGCTGCACCGCGAGAATAAATAG
- the secE gene encoding preprotein translocase subunit SecE, with protein MSEAASIEGKRKEGVGEFIQKTRAELDKTTFPSSSDVKGTTIIVLICVVFFAVYLFLVDKGWVYILEGLTWLVNKIAGV; from the coding sequence GTGTCAGAAGCAGCCTCGATAGAGGGAAAAAGAAAAGAAGGCGTCGGCGAATTCATACAGAAAACGCGCGCCGAGCTCGATAAAACGACGTTCCCGTCGTCCAGCGACGTAAAAGGAACGACGATCATCGTGCTGATCTGCGTCGTATTTTTTGCGGTCTATCTGTTCTTGGTCGATAAAGGATGGGTTTACATTCTCGAAGGCCTGACGTGGCTCGTCAACAAGATCGCGGGCGTCTAA
- the nusG gene encoding transcription termination/antitermination protein NusG — translation MKQWYFIHTYSGHENKVVESLNARIRDLELAELITGVLLPKEKVVELRGNKEVVSERMFYPGYVLVEIECDDSGKIPDNVFHAIKSTPKVTGFLGGRQPTPLSQAEVDQIVHNIEVATEKPKPKFTYQVGEVVRIKSGPFASFTGKVEEVNEDKALLKVSITIFGRSTPYELSFLEVEKVTFAEEN, via the coding sequence ATGAAACAGTGGTATTTCATACACACGTATTCCGGGCACGAGAATAAGGTCGTCGAAAGCCTCAACGCGCGTATCCGCGACCTGGAACTTGCCGAGCTGATCACGGGCGTTCTGCTCCCGAAAGAAAAGGTCGTAGAGCTTCGCGGCAACAAAGAGGTCGTTTCCGAGCGAATGTTCTATCCGGGCTATGTGCTGGTCGAGATCGAATGTGACGATTCCGGCAAGATACCCGACAACGTTTTTCACGCGATCAAATCGACGCCGAAAGTGACGGGCTTCCTCGGCGGCCGCCAGCCGACGCCGCTTTCGCAGGCAGAGGTCGATCAGATCGTACACAATATCGAGGTCGCGACCGAAAAGCCGAAACCGAAGTTCACCTATCAGGTCGGCGAGGTCGTGCGTATCAAATCGGGGCCTTTCGCCAGCTTTACAGGCAAGGTCGAAGAGGTCAACGAGGACAAAGCGCTTCTCAAGGTCTCGATCACAATTTTCGGGCGTTCTACGCCGTATGAACTTAGTTTCCTTGAGGTGGAAAAGGTCACCTTTGCGGAAGAGAATTAA
- the rplK gene encoding 50S ribosomal protein L11, which produces MAKKIEGYIKLQIPAGKANPAPPIGPALGQHGVNIMEFCKAFNAKTQNDDPDMKIPVVITVYADRSFTFETKTPPAADLLRKASGIAKGSGKPNREKAGTISKAQIEEIAKKKMQDLNTTNLESAMRTIEGTARSMGLTVEG; this is translated from the coding sequence ATGGCAAAGAAGATAGAAGGTTACATTAAGCTGCAGATACCTGCGGGCAAAGCAAATCCGGCTCCGCCGATCGGCCCGGCTTTGGGTCAGCACGGCGTCAACATCATGGAATTCTGCAAGGCGTTCAACGCCAAAACGCAGAACGACGACCCGGACATGAAAATTCCGGTGGTCATCACGGTTTACGCGGACCGTTCGTTCACTTTTGAAACGAAAACACCGCCGGCCGCGGACCTGCTCCGCAAGGCGTCCGGCATCGCGAAAGGCTCGGGTAAACCGAACCGCGAAAAAGCGGGAACGATCTCTAAGGCTCAGATCGAAGAGATCGCCAAAAAGAAGATGCAGGACCTGAACACGACGAACCTCGAATCCGCAATGCGGACCATCGAAGGAACGGCGAGGTCAATGGGACTGACAGTCGAAGGTTAA
- a CDS encoding 50S ribosomal protein L1, giving the protein MKRGKKYRAALEKIEHGKKYTLDEAIGKLKEIAFAKFDETVELTMWLGVDPRKADQLVRGTVVLPHGLGGAAKRVVVIAQGDKIREAEEAGADIAGGDDIVDKIKGGWLDFDALIATPDMMGKVGQLGKVLGPRGLMPNPKTGTVTMDVKTAVEETKAGKVEYRVDKTGVIHTPVGKVSFDETKLAENTKVLINAVMKAKPTTAKGRYLKKINLAATMSPGVLLDELSYI; this is encoded by the coding sequence ATGAAAAGAGGCAAGAAATATCGAGCCGCGCTCGAAAAGATTGAGCACGGCAAAAAGTACACGCTTGACGAAGCGATCGGCAAACTGAAAGAGATCGCTTTCGCCAAGTTCGACGAAACGGTCGAATTGACAATGTGGCTGGGCGTTGACCCGCGTAAAGCGGATCAGCTGGTTCGCGGTACGGTCGTGCTCCCGCACGGACTCGGCGGAGCGGCAAAACGCGTGGTCGTTATCGCACAGGGCGACAAGATCCGCGAGGCCGAGGAGGCCGGTGCGGACATCGCAGGCGGCGACGACATCGTTGACAAGATCAAAGGCGGCTGGCTGGATTTTGACGCACTCATTGCGACGCCCGACATGATGGGCAAGGTCGGCCAGTTGGGTAAGGTCCTCGGTCCTCGAGGCCTGATGCCGAATCCGAAAACAGGCACAGTTACGATGGACGTGAAAACGGCCGTCGAAGAAACGAAGGCAGGTAAAGTGGAATACCGCGTCGACAAGACGGGCGTCATCCACACGCCGGTCGGCAAAGTGTCTTTCGATGAGACAAAGCTCGCCGAAAATACAAAGGTTCTGATCAACGCGGTGATGAAGGCAAAGCCGACCACCGCAAAAGGCCGTTATCTGAAAAAGATCAATCTGGCCGCGACGATGAGCCCGGGCGTTCTGCTCGATGAGCTGTCGTATATCTAA
- a CDS encoding 50S ribosomal protein L10: MKSRETKANDLAVLTESLQNSKSAMVMSFTGLTVAKDQEFRNALREAGAQYQVVKNTLARIAVKGTPYEGVTDALKGVTAIAWTENDPVVLSKAVTKFMKDNSDIYTFKSGVVDGKVVDLGQLTTIANLPSKEELISKLLYVLNAQAQRIVTVINAVPRDLAVVIKQIGEQEGRAAGEPAAAAEAPAEEAVAEAPAEEPAVEAAAEETPTAEAPAEEAAAEAPAEEAPAEEAPAEEAPAEEAPAEEPAAE, from the coding sequence ATGAAATCAAGAGAAACAAAAGCAAACGACCTGGCCGTCCTCACCGAATCGCTGCAGAATTCCAAGTCCGCGATGGTGATGAGCTTTACAGGGCTCACGGTCGCCAAGGATCAGGAATTTCGCAACGCTCTGCGTGAGGCAGGCGCACAGTATCAGGTAGTAAAGAACACGCTGGCACGCATCGCCGTCAAAGGCACGCCGTATGAAGGCGTGACCGACGCGCTGAAAGGCGTGACCGCGATCGCATGGACCGAGAATGATCCCGTCGTGCTGTCAAAGGCAGTGACGAAGTTCATGAAGGACAACTCGGACATCTACACCTTCAAGTCCGGAGTTGTCGATGGAAAGGTCGTCGATCTCGGCCAACTGACCACGATCGCGAACCTGCCTTCGAAAGAAGAACTCATCTCGAAACTGCTTTACGTGCTCAACGCACAAGCACAGCGTATCGTCACGGTCATCAACGCGGTTCCGCGCGACCTTGCGGTCGTGATCAAGCAGATCGGCGAGCAGGAAGGCCGTGCAGCGGGAGAGCCCGCTGCAGCCGCAGAAGCACCGGCTGAAGAGGCAGTAGCAGAAGCTCCTGCGGAAGAACCGGCAGTTGAAGCAGCGGCAGAAGAAACTCCGACGGCAGAAGCACCGGCTGAAGAAGCCGCGGCAGAAGCACCTGCTGAGGAAGCACCTGCGGAGGAAGCACCTGCTGAAGAAGCACCTGCTGAAGAAGCTCCGGCAGAAGAGCCGGCAGCGGAATAG
- the rplL gene encoding 50S ribosomal protein L7/L12 — protein sequence MAITKDDVVEYLKNMSLLEASELVKELEEVFGVSAAAAAAPVMVAAAGAGAGDAGGAAEEKDSYDVVLASAGGNKIAVIKVVREVVAGLGLKEAKDLVDGAPKALKEGVSKAEADDIKAKLTEAGATVEVK from the coding sequence ATGGCAATTACAAAAGACGACGTAGTCGAATATTTGAAGAACATGTCGCTTCTCGAAGCGTCAGAATTGGTCAAGGAACTCGAAGAGGTCTTCGGTGTTTCGGCAGCGGCAGCAGCGGCTCCGGTAATGGTGGCAGCGGCCGGTGCAGGCGCAGGCGATGCCGGCGGTGCAGCTGAAGAGAAAGACTCGTATGATGTCGTTCTCGCTTCGGCCGGCGGCAACAAGATCGCCGTCATTAAGGTCGTCCGCGAAGTTGTCGCGGGCCTCGGCCTCAAGGAAGCCAAGGATCTCGTCGACGGCGCTCCGAAAGCCCTCAAAGAAGGCGTTTCGAAGGCAGAAGCCGACGATATCAAGGCAAAATTGACCGAAGCCGGCGCAACCGTCGAGGTCAAATAA